In the Ignavibacteriales bacterium genome, TTGCATAAGGAAGAATTAACGAAAGAGGAAATTATATTTCTTCTTAATCTAAATGACAAAAATGATCAACAAAAACTTTTTGATCGTGCAGATGAAGTACGTTCTATCTATTGCGGCGATGAAGTGCATCTTCGTGGAATAATTGAATTCTCAAATTACTGCGAACAAAATTGTCTTTACTGCGGTTTGCGGGAAGACAATAATCAACTTACGCGTTACCGCATGACCCCTGAAGAAATTATTGAAACAGCGCACGTGATTTCTAATCTTGGCATTTTTACAATTGTACTTCAATCCGGTGAAGACAATTATTACGATACCGATCTGGTCTCTTACATAATTTACCAGATCAAGCAGAATACAAATGCAGTTATAACTTTAAGTCTTGGCGAAAGGCGATTTGATGAATACCGCGAATGGAAAATTGCCGGAGCGGATCGTTATTTATTAAGACATGAAACAGCTAGTACAAAATTATATTCTACATATCATAAAAAACAAAAATTGGAAGACCGCATTTCTCATCTAAGCTTTTTAAAAACTATTGGTTATCAAATTGGTTCAGGAAATATGATTGGCTTACCAATGCAAACAATTGAAGATATCGCCGATGATATTTTATTGTGCAAAGAATTAGATCTGGATATGGCAGCATTCGGTCCGTTCATTCCGTCTCCGAATACTCCTTACCAAAATAAATCCGCCAGTAATGTTGATTTAACATTACGGACAATGGCAACGGCAAGAATAGTGTTAAAGAAAGTTCATATCCCAGCAATAACTGCTCTTGCTACTCTTGATGATGATGGTAGAATTAAAGGTTTAAACGCCGGCGCTAATATTGTTATGCCTGATCTAACTCCAAGACCATACAGAGAGCAATATCAAATTTATCCTGATAAAAAGTGTATTGATGATAATCCGCTTAATTACAAAGATTGTTTGCAATTACAGATTGAAGCTGTAGGAAGAAAAATTTCCAACTCTCGCAGTGATTCAATTAAATTAACTCACCAGGTTACGGAATAATAAATCCCTTTTCTTACTTCTACATTTGATTGTATATTTCACATCAAGAAAAAATATTAAAGGTTATTCAATGAAATTATGTACTTCAATTCTTTTATCCACCATTGTTCTTTTTACGGCTTGTAACTCGCATAAAGATCAAGCATTATTTAATAGCGCTGCGGAAAAATCTAAAGCAAAAAATTATTCCGAAGCATTAAAAGATTACCAAGAAATTATAAATGATTATTCAGGAAGCGATAAAGCTGCGGAAAGTATTTTTTCTGTTGCAGCAATGTATCATATGTTTCAGATACCAAATGTTTCTAAGGATGAATCTCTAAAGAAAGCAGTGGAATATTATCAAAAATTATATCAGCAATTTCCTCAGGATGAAAGAGCACCTAAAGCTTTATTTATGTCCGGATTTATACAGGCTAATGAACTGGGAAACATAGATGCAGCAAGGTTAGCGTATCAAGAATTTTTAAATAAATTTCCTAAGCATGAACTTGCTGTACCTGCTAGAACGGAATTAGATAATCTCGGCAAGACTCCAGAAGAAATTCTTCAAGAGAAGACAGCGAAAAAATAGTGGCTGTAAAAACTCAAGACTATAAAAAATTTCTAGACCCGGTTGTAATTTCCAAACTTAAGACTCTTGAACTTAAAGCAAGAATGGTAGTTGAAGGTTTTAAAGTTGGTTTACATCGAAGTCCGTATCATGGATTCAGCGTTGAGTTTAGCGAACACCGTCCTTATATGCAGGGTGATGCACTTAAAAATGTTGATTGGAAAGTTTTTGCTAAAAGCGAAAAATATTATATCAAACAATTCGAAGAGGAAACAAATTTAATCTCCCATATTTTTGTTGATGCTAGTAAGTCAATGCAGTTCAAACATTCCGGTAAGGTTTCAAAAATAGATTATGCAACTATCCTAGCCGCTGCACTTGCTTATGTAATGATTGATCAGCAAGATTCTGTAGGGTTGGCAATTTACTCAGATAAAATTCATACGTATTTACCTCCAAAATCAAATCGTGTTTACCTCAAAACTTTGTTGTCAGCACTCAATCAAATTCAGCCGGGCGGGACAACAACAACTTCAAAATGTTTGGACTCTGTTGCAGAGAAAATAAAGAAGCGGGGACTAACAATTATTATCTCGGATTTTTTTGATGATATGAATTCAGTACTTACTGCGCTCAAGCATATTCACTACAAGAAAAATGAAGTAATAGTTTTTCAAATTCTGGATCCGATTGAAAAAAGTTTTGGTTTCGACCGTGACTCAGTTTTTGTTGACCTTGAAACTAACGAACAGATGACAACACAGCCGCATCAAATCCAACGGGCATATCAGGAAGCTATGAACGAGTACTTGAATAAATTAAAGAAGGAATGTCTGAATTTTGGAATTGAGTACAACTTGATTGATACTAGCCAGCCATTCGATAAAGCATTGATGAGTTACTTTGCTAAACGTGCAAAATTAAATTAGACCTCACCCGTCCCTTCGGGCCACCCTCTCCTTATTAAGGAGAGGGATTAAGGGTGAGGTCGGCAAAATTCATTTTTGAATAATTGAAATATTGTTATAGATTGCATTCACAACAACGGGGTAAACCCTCTTGATAACAAATTTAAACTCTTACTCTTCCCAACTAAAAAACTACAGCAAGACAAAATAAATTTCCTTTGCTGGTAACAAATTATATGTTCTCCGCTGGATTATATGTCCATCGGTTATTAGCGGTTTATCGAAAAGTTGTGGCAGGTTAATTAATAGTAATACGCAAAGTGTATTAATTCTAAAAGTAATATTCATTATGAAAAAACTCGAAAAAACTAATATCATCTTACAAATAATTGTTGGAATAATAATCATTGGTCAATTTATCTATGCGAGTAGAGAAATTATACTTTATGGATTAAAAGCAAGTATGCCAGTATGGGTATTAATCTTATCATCATTGATTTCTATTCTATTCGGTTTTTTAATTCCTAGGAATAAAAGTATTCGTATTAGAAAAGTATTTGAGCACCCTCATATTTTTAATTTTGATTGGCAAGAAAGTAATCCTGAATTAAAAGGTTGGACTATCGAAGCAGATGATGGTAAAACTAGTAAACCAACATTTAAATTATTAGCTGATGGCAAATATGGAAAAGTTCTAGATATTAAATCTGTTTCAAGTTACCATATGGATATTAATATACCTGCACTTTATAAATATGCAAAGATATATGAAGTAATTTTAAAGCCCGGTGAAGCTTATCAGTTTTATGCTCTGGTAAAAATTATCAGCCAAAACAAAAAACAAAATAAAGTTGTATGGTTAGCTTTTAGTGAAGGTAAAGGAATTCCCAGACCTTTTGCAGACGGTATGTATGAATGGAAAATAGATTTATCACCTGACAAACTGGAATATGGTTGGTTACAATTTAGAATAGATCTCGCTGATGCAGTTGGTAAAACATATGGTCTAGAAGGATGGCAGCTAGATGAATTTAAATTAATACGTATACGAGGTGAACTAGTATTAGCTGAAATAAACATTTATTAAAAATGTGTATAACCAGCCGCCCAACACGGACAGCGTTTTTCAGTGCGGCATTGTTCTAAATTATAAGGTTGGCTTGCAAAACTATGTTGCTCTTTAAAGTAGGTTTTTCTAAGAAATATTTTTGTAAATAAAAGTTGTTGTGGTTAATTGGCATTGCTGTTCTGGGCTGCCGTTTAGCAGCAACTTCGTTAGGGCGTTAATTGTTATGACAAATAAGGACTAATATGGATAATGAAGAAAATTCATTAGTAGATGAAAAATCTGAATCACCACGAAATCGAAAAAATGAAGAATTCCTAAGCTTTTTCAATGAATTCACAGAGGAATCTGACAGAGCAGCAGTTATATTAGGAGCAGCTAAACTCGATCTTCTACTTTACCAAATTCTCCAAAAAGCTTTGAGACCTTGTCCAACTGGGCAAGATGAACTTATGGATGGCGATGCACCTTTAAGCACATTTAGTAGCAAGATAAACCTTATTCATCGTATGGGAATAATATCTTCTGATTTTGCAAGAGTCTTACACATTATTAGAAAAATTAGAAACACATTTGCACACGAGATGGCAAGTCGGTCACTTGATTTAGGATCGCATCGTGATCGTGTAGCAGAATTGATATCTCCATTTCGACATTTGCCTATTTTTGAAAGCACATATAAAACTTTTTTTCAAGAAAATAGTGGGCCATCTTATGATTTTAGATATGCCCTTACTTGTATAATCATGCGACTTGAAGTTATTCTTGAAAATATCAAAGAAGTTCAAGTTGATCCGAATGGGTATTTGTTACCTCAGAATATTGTTTAAATTTATTCCTCGGCTGTCAAGAACCATTTCTTGACATTGAATTGAAAATTATCCAAAAGAAGAAATCTCTCTCACATATTTCTCCGCCAAACTCTCTGCATCTTCTTTTGTTTTCGCTTCAACAATACAGCGTATAATCGGTTCTGTGTTTGATTTTCTGAAATGTACCCAGTGATCATCAAAATCAATCCGTAATCCATCCTCAAGATTTATCTTTTCAAACTTGTACCGCTCAACAATTTTTTTAATTACATCATCCGGATTACGCGGTGCAGTTCCTTCAGGTACAGGGGCTAATTCAATTTTCTTCTTAACTATGAAGTATTGAGGTAAGGATTTTTTCAATCCGCTCATCTTTCCGCCGTACTCAATTAAGTGCTGAAGCATAATTATAGTTCCGGTAAGTGCATCTCTTCCAAACACAACTTGCGGTAAAATAACTCCGCCGCTTCCTTCGCCGCCGATAACCGCATCAACTTCTTTCATCTTCTTTACAACATTTGCCTCACCAACCGGAGCTCTGAAGACCTGGCATTCAAATCCTTTTGCAACATCTTCCACTGAGCGCGTTGTAGAAAGATTTACAACAACATTTCCTCTTTTCTTTTTGAGATAAAATTTAACTGCTTGTGTGATTGTATTTTCTTCGCCGAATGGTTCGCCCTTTTCGGTTATCAAAACTAACCGGTCAACATCAGGATCAACAACAATTCCTAAATCTGCTTTATGTTTTTTTACAGCATCCATTGTTGCAGTTAAATTTTCCGGTATCGGTTCAGGCAATCGCGGAAAGATTCCGGTTCTCTCGCAATTCATCTCGATCACTTTACAGCCAAGCTTACTCAACAACTTAGGCATCGAATAAGCCCCGGCGCCGTTTACGCAATCAAGTAAAACTCTAAATTTTCTTTTCCGGATCTTTGCAACATTTATATAATCCAACTTCAGAACTGCTTCAATATGATTATCCAAACCTTTTCTGTAACGAGTTACCTTACCTAATTTATCCCAGGCAGAAAATTTTTTATCTGTTTCATAAAGAAATTTCATCATGCCGACATTTTCTTCAGCGCTCATAAATTCACCATTGCCGTTGAGCAGCTTTAATGCATTCCATTCATTTGGATTATGACTAGCAGAAAGTTGAATTCCACCGACAGCATTAAGTTTTTTTACGTTGAACAAAACTGTCGGGGTTGGACAAATGCCGATATCTACAACATCGTTACCTTTTGCCATAAGTGTTCCGATAACAATGTTACGGACCATCTCACCGGAAATTCTTCCGTCACTTCCAACAATAATTTTTCCGCTGCCGCAGAAATCAGCATAAGCAGAAGTATAGTTCACCAAAACTTCCGGATCGAGTCCGTCGCCGATTATTCCTCTGATACCTGAAATGCTGACCATTAATGTTGGCATAACAACCTCTTAATTGCGAACCTGCCTGCTGGTAGGCAAGTTGAGAATTTAGAATTATATTCAAATGGAATTTAATAACTTTTCAGCGAAAATGATTTATTAAATGAAGACTCAAAAAGAATTTATCATAAGAACTAATTCGTTGCTTATTAAACATTTCGGTATTCCCAAACGAAATAAAAAGTTGCCTGATCCTCTTGATATGTTGATTGCAACAATTCTTTCTCAAAACACAAACGATAATAATTCTTATAAAGCATACCGAAATCTAAAAAGTCGTTATAAATCTTGGAATGAATTGTATGATGAAAAAAGAACAACAGTCGAAAAGATAATTAGAGTTGCCGGATTAGCCAGAGCAAAATCTACTGCAATAAAAAATGTTATCAGCCAACTTAATCGGTCAACAGGAAAAATATCTCTTGATCATATCAAAAAGTTCTCAAGTGAAGATGCAATTAATGAATTAACCAAGTACAAAGGAATCGGTGTGAAAACCGCTAGTTGTGTTTTGTTATTTGCACTGGATAGAAATGTCTGTCCTGTTGATACTCATGTTCACAGAACAACAAACCGAATTGGTATCGTTTCGGAAAAAACACCTGACAAGACATTTTTTGCACTCAATAAAAATTTTCCAGAAAGAATTGCTCATTCATTTCATACAAATCTTATTCGTCTCGGACGTGAAATTTGTAAACCAACAAATCCGAATTGCGGAATTTGTCCACTGCTCAAAATCTGTTGCTATCCCGACAAAAATTTTGATCTTAAGAAAGAAGGATCCAAACGGG is a window encoding:
- a CDS encoding DUF58 domain-containing protein — its product is MAVKTQDYKKFLDPVVISKLKTLELKARMVVEGFKVGLHRSPYHGFSVEFSEHRPYMQGDALKNVDWKVFAKSEKYYIKQFEEETNLISHIFVDASKSMQFKHSGKVSKIDYATILAAALAYVMIDQQDSVGLAIYSDKIHTYLPPKSNRVYLKTLLSALNQIQPGGTTTTSKCLDSVAEKIKKRGLTIIISDFFDDMNSVLTALKHIHYKKNEVIVFQILDPIEKSFGFDRDSVFVDLETNEQMTTQPHQIQRAYQEAMNEYLNKLKKECLNFGIEYNLIDTSQPFDKALMSYFAKRAKLN
- a CDS encoding endonuclease III codes for the protein MKTQKEFIIRTNSLLIKHFGIPKRNKKLPDPLDMLIATILSQNTNDNNSYKAYRNLKSRYKSWNELYDEKRTTVEKIIRVAGLARAKSTAIKNVISQLNRSTGKISLDHIKKFSSEDAINELTKYKGIGVKTASCVLLFALDRNVCPVDTHVHRTTNRIGIVSEKTPDKTFFALNKNFPERIAHSFHTNLIRLGREICKPTNPNCGICPLLKICCYPDKNFDLKKEGSKRDFMLLDNVNK
- the glmM gene encoding phosphoglucosamine mutase; this encodes MPTLMVSISGIRGIIGDGLDPEVLVNYTSAYADFCGSGKIIVGSDGRISGEMVRNIVIGTLMAKGNDVVDIGICPTPTVLFNVKKLNAVGGIQLSASHNPNEWNALKLLNGNGEFMSAEENVGMMKFLYETDKKFSAWDKLGKVTRYRKGLDNHIEAVLKLDYINVAKIRKRKFRVLLDCVNGAGAYSMPKLLSKLGCKVIEMNCERTGIFPRLPEPIPENLTATMDAVKKHKADLGIVVDPDVDRLVLITEKGEPFGEENTITQAVKFYLKKKRGNVVVNLSTTRSVEDVAKGFECQVFRAPVGEANVVKKMKEVDAVIGGEGSGGVILPQVVFGRDALTGTIIMLQHLIEYGGKMSGLKKSLPQYFIVKKKIELAPVPEGTAPRNPDDVIKKIVERYKFEKINLEDGLRIDFDDHWVHFRKSNTEPIIRCIVEAKTKEDAESLAEKYVREISSFG
- a CDS encoding tetratricopeptide repeat protein, coding for MKLCTSILLSTIVLFTACNSHKDQALFNSAAEKSKAKNYSEALKDYQEIINDYSGSDKAAESIFSVAAMYHMFQIPNVSKDESLKKAVEYYQKLYQQFPQDERAPKALFMSGFIQANELGNIDAARLAYQEFLNKFPKHELAVPARTELDNLGKTPEEILQEKTAKK
- the hydE gene encoding [FeFe] hydrogenase H-cluster radical SAM maturase HydE, which encodes MNLCEILHKEELTKEEIIFLLNLNDKNDQQKLFDRADEVRSIYCGDEVHLRGIIEFSNYCEQNCLYCGLREDNNQLTRYRMTPEEIIETAHVISNLGIFTIVLQSGEDNYYDTDLVSYIIYQIKQNTNAVITLSLGERRFDEYREWKIAGADRYLLRHETASTKLYSTYHKKQKLEDRISHLSFLKTIGYQIGSGNMIGLPMQTIEDIADDILLCKELDLDMAAFGPFIPSPNTPYQNKSASNVDLTLRTMATARIVLKKVHIPAITALATLDDDGRIKGLNAGANIVMPDLTPRPYREQYQIYPDKKCIDDNPLNYKDCLQLQIEAVGRKISNSRSDSIKLTHQVTE